A region from the Acomys russatus chromosome 24, mAcoRus1.1, whole genome shotgun sequence genome encodes:
- the Ermn gene encoding ermin, whose product MTGSIRAYQRSVPLLSPLLSLHQTSVNIMTDAPVTLSGAECNGDRPPENGHEPISQTRKETMDADETQPQYRAESSLEDLPARENQEESGNPKDNIRPKGPEDEKILSEIPEENVFIVHKAIKDLSLQETSAEDMVFREGHPWKKIYLSSSHLEMSRPEERIVHQPVKQREDENTACQATEIEWLGFQKSTQVDLSYPKCAEEQEVWNEEVTEEDVEECDDEEDEVRVIEFKRKHREGFQLTEESHAREDSPLSSPGSQPGTPDEQPVLAKKGDIARNSYSRYNTISYRKIRKGNTKQRIDEFESMMHL is encoded by the exons ATGACCGGCAGCATTAGAGCTTATCAAAGATCTGTTCCCTTACTTTCTCCATTGCTTTCCTTACATCAGACCTCAGTGAACATTATGACAGATGCTCCAGTGACACTGAGCGGGGCTGAGTGCAATGGGGACAGACCTCCTGAGAATGGCCATGAACCCATCAGTCAAACCAGGAAGGAGACAATGGATGCAGATGAGACTCAGCCCCAGTATAGGGCTGAATCCAGTCTTGAAGATTTACCTGcaagagaaaatcaagaagaaagtGGAAACCCTAAAGACAACATACGACCCAAAGGGCCTGAAGATGAGAAGATTCTCAGTG AAATCCCAGAAGAGAATGTCTTTATTGTTCACAAGGCCATCAAAGATCTTTCTCTCCAAGAAACAAGTGCTGAAGACATGGTCTTCAGAGAAG GGCACCCGTGGAAGAAGATTTATCTGAGCAGCAGTCATCTGGAAATGAGTAGACCAGAGGAAAGGATTGTCCACCAACCTGTTAAACAGAGAGAAGATGAAAACACCGCCTGCCAGGCAACGGAAATTGAATGGTTGGGGTTCCAGAAATCTACTCAAGTTGACCTGTCGTATCCCAAATGTGCTGAGGAACAAGAAGTTTGGAATGAAGAAGTTACCGAGGAAGATGTGGAGGAGTGTGATGATGAGGAAGATGAAGTTCGAGTGATCGAATTtaagagaaaacacagggaagGTTTTCAACTAACAGAGGAAAGCCACGCAAGGGAGGACTCCCCACTAAGCAGCCCTGGCTCCCAACCAGGGACCCCCGATGAGCAGCCAGTTTTAGCAAAGAAGGGAGATATCGCCAGGAATTCCTATTCCAGATACAATACGATATCCTATCGGAAAATCAGGAAAGGCAACACCAAACAGAGAATCGATGAATTTGAGTCGATGATGCATTTATAA